In a genomic window of Muntiacus reevesi chromosome 1, mMunRee1.1, whole genome shotgun sequence:
- the LOC136166450 gene encoding LOW QUALITY PROTEIN: intercellular adhesion molecule 1-like (The sequence of the model RefSeq protein was modified relative to this genomic sequence to represent the inferred CDS: substituted 1 base at 1 genomic stop codon), producing the protein MELAPLPLWQPVGEELNLSCLVYGGAPRDHLSMVLLXGEEELVRQPVGKGEPAEVMFTVQPRREDHGINFSCRWELDLWSQGLKLFQNTSAPRKLQTYVLPLTDPHLEAPRIVEVGSRWPVKCTLDGLFPASDAEVHLVLGDQRLETSITYHDYSVLAEAWIEGNEEEEGTTSLKCSVSLGNEIRKTGESVIINSVPAVSQTLSPPEISEWPMATVECEARAATVVTLNGDPAGPLGPRAQLQLNASAMDSGRSSSCSAELEVAGLVVQKHQTLELRVLCPRLDQRVCLGNWSWQEGSEQTLKCEARGNPIPKLNCSRKGDRASLPIGDLRPIKREVAGTYLCRATSARGEVIREVVVNVLCEYWSLGPGKDSELPLQAQGVQSLVGVLRSQMLYGQAKKKKKPGCLPCSFPV; encoded by the exons ATGGAGCTGGCTCCCCTGCCCCTCTGGCAGCCTGTGGGTGAAGAACTCAACCTAAGCTGCCTCGTGTATGGCGGGGCCCCCCGGGACCACCTCTCCATGGTGCTGctctgaggggaggaggagctggTCCGGCAGCCAGTGGGAAAGGGGGAGCCCGCCGAGGTCATGTTCACGGTGCAGCCAAGAAGAGAGGACCATGGCATCAATTTCTCTTGCCGCTGGGAACTGGACCTGTGGTCGCAAGGGCTGAAACTCTTCCAGAACACCTCGGCCCCCAGGAAGCTCCAGACCTATG TCCTGCCATTGACCGACCCACACCTTGAGGCCCCCCGGATTGTGGAAGTAGGCTCACGGTGGCCGGTGAAGTGCACGCTGGATGGACTATTCCCAGCCTCGGACGCTGAGGTCCACCTGGTGCTGGGGGACCAGAGGTTGGAAACCAGCATCACGTACCATGATTACTCCGTCTTGGCTGAGGCCTGGATCGAGGGAAACGAGGAGGAAGAGGGCACCACGTCCTTAAAGTGTTCAGTGAGTCTGGGAAACGAGATCCGGAAGACGGGAGAGAGCGTGATCATCAACA GCGTCCCGGCTGTCTCCCAGACGCTGAGCCCACCCGAGATCTCAGAATGGCCTATGGCGACCGTGGAGTGCGAGGCCCGTGCTGCAACTGTGGTGACGCTGAACGGAGACCCGGCTGGGCCTCTGGGCCCGAGGGCCCAGTTGCAGCTCAACGCCAGTGCCATGGACAGTGGGCGCAGTTCCTCCTGCTCTGCTGAACTGGAGGTGGCTGGGCTGGTGGTCCAGAAACACCAGACCCTGGAGCTCCGTGTCCTGT GCCCCCGACTAGACCAGCGGGTTTGCCTGGGAAACTGGTCGTGGCAGGAAGGCTCGGAGCAGACCCTGAAGTGTGAGGCCCGGGGGAACCCAATCCCCAAGCTGAACTGTAGCCGGAAAGGGGACAGGGCTTCGCTGCCCATCGGGGACCTGAGGCCCATCAAGCGGGAGGTGGCGGGCACCTACCTGTGTCGGGCCACCAGCGCTCGTGGTGAAGTCATCCGTGAAGTGGTCGTGAACGTGCTCTGTGAGTACTGGAGTTTGGGGCCGGGAAAGGACtcagagcttccactgcaggcacaaggggttcaatccctggtcggggtgCTGAGATCCCAGATGCTGTATggtcaggcaaaaaaaaaaaaaaagccaggctgTTTGCCTTGCAGTTTCCCAGTTTGA